A window from Chroicocephalus ridibundus chromosome 11, bChrRid1.1, whole genome shotgun sequence encodes these proteins:
- the STC2 gene encoding stanniocalcin-2, with the protein MCAELRGKLLALALALLLASAPAAAGTEATHPPEGPQDRTPQQKGRLSLQNTAEIQHCLVNAGDVGCGVFECFENNSCEIRGLHEICMTFLHNAGKFDAQGKSFIKDALKCKAHALRHKFSCISRKCPAIKEMVFQLQRECYLKHDLCSAAKENVQVIVEMIHFKDLLQHEPYVDLVNILLTCGEEVKKAITRSVQAQCEQNWGSLCSILSFCTSAVHGDTILAPEKKPGEASKAAAGRGDMLAHSDSDHRESSRASKGERGTKGHLNAHARVKAGGHGPKGAHGIMDRADELSDFSDIRR; encoded by the exons ATGTGCGCGGAGCTCCGCGGCAAgctgctggccctggccctggccctgctgctggccagcgccccggcggcggcgggcactGAGGCCACCCACCCGCCGGAGGGGCCGCAGGACAGGACCCCGCAGCAGAAGGGGCGCCTGTCCCTGCAGAACACAG CTGAAATCCAGCACTGCCTGGTTAACGCTGGCGATGTGGGATGTGGAGTGTTTGAATGCTTTGAAAACAATTCTTGCGAGATCCGAGGCTTACATGAGATCTGCATGACATTCCTGCACAACGCTGGAAAATTTGATGCCCAG ggAAAATCCTTCATTAAAGACGCTCTGAAGTGTAAGGCTCATGCCTTGAGGCATAAATTCAGCTGCATCAGCCGTAAGTGCCCTGCCATTAAAGAGATGGTGTTCCAGTTACAGCGGGAGTGCTACCTGAAGCATGACCTCTGCTCCGCTGCCAAGGAGAACGTCCAGGTCATTGTGGAGATGATTCACTTCAAAGACCTGCTGCAGCATGA gccATATGTTGACCTAGTGAATATCCTGCTCACCTGTGGCGAGGAGGTGAAAAAGGCCATAACGAGAAGTGTCCAGGCCCAGTGTGAACAGAACTGGGGAAGCCTCTGCTCCATCCTGAGCTTCTGCACCTCGGCTGTGCATGGTGACACCATCCTGGCTCCTGAGAAGAAGCCAGGTGAagccagcaaagctgctgctggcCGCGGGGACATGCTGGCCCACTCTGACTCCGACCACAGGGAGAGCTCACGAGCATCTAAGGGAGAGAGAGGTACTAAGGGCCACTTGAATGCCCATGCCCGGGTGAAAGCTGGGGGCCATGGTCCCAAAGGGGCACATGGGATCATGGACCGGGCAGACGAACTGTCCGACTTCTCTGACATCCGGAGGTGA